A single genomic interval of Camelina sativa cultivar DH55 chromosome 11, Cs, whole genome shotgun sequence harbors:
- the LOC104727193 gene encoding 14-3-3-like protein GF14 kappa isoform X2: MATSLSRDQYVYMAKLAEQAERYEEMVQFMEQLVSGATPAGELTVEERNLLSVAYKNVIGSLRAAWRIVSSIEQKEESRKNEEHVSLVKDYRSKVETELSSICSGILRLLDSHLVPSATTSESKVFYLKMKGDYHRYLAEFKSGDERKTAAEDTMIAYKAAQDVAIADLAPTHPIRLGLALNFSVFYYEILNSSEKACSMAKQAFEEAIAELDTLGEESYKDSTLIMQLLRDNLTLWTSDMQMDEA, encoded by the exons ATGGCGACATCGTTAAGCAGAGATCAATACGTGTACATGGCGAAGCTTGCTGAGCAAGCCGAGCGTTACGAAGAGATGGTTCAGTTCATGGAACAGCTCGTAAGTGGGGCGACACCAGCCGGTGAACTCACCGTTGAAGAGAGGAACCTTCTCTCCGTCGCGTATAAGAACGTGATTGGATCTCTCCGTGCCGCGTGGAGAATCGTGTCTTCGATCGAGCAGAAGGAAGAGAGCAGGAAGAACGAAGAACACGTGTCGCTAGTCAAGGATTACAGATCTAAGGTTGAGACTGAGCTTTCTTCGATCTGTTCAGGAATCCTCAGGTTGCTTGATTCGCATCTCGTTCCTTCTGCTACTACTAGTGAGTCTAAGGTCTTTTACCTCAAGATGAAAGGAGATTACCATCGTTATCTCGCCGAGTTCAAATCTGGTGATGAGAGGAAGACTGCTGCTGAAGATACCATGATCGCTTACAAAGCTGCTCAg gaTGTTGCAATAGCTGATCTAGCACCTACACATCCGATCAGGCTGGGACTGGCTCTCAATTTCTCAGTGTTTTACTACGAGATTCTCAACTCTTCGGAGAAAGCTTGTAGCATGGCCAAACAG GCTTTTGAAGAAGCCATTGCTGAGCTGGACACATTGGGAGAGGAGTCATACAAAGACAGTACTCTCATCATGCAGTTGCTTAGGGACAATCTAACCCTTTGGACCTCCGATATGCAG ATGGATGAGGCCTGA
- the LOC104727193 gene encoding 14-3-3-like protein GF14 kappa isoform X1, producing MATSLSRDQYVYMAKLAEQAERYEEMVQFMEQLVSGATPAGELTVEERNLLSVAYKNVIGSLRAAWRIVSSIEQKEESRKNEEHVSLVKDYRSKVETELSSICSGILRLLDSHLVPSATTSESKVFYLKMKGDYHRYLAEFKSGDERKTAAEDTMIAYKAAQDVAIADLAPTHPIRLGLALNFSVFYYEILNSSEKACSMAKQAFEEAIAELDTLGEESYKDSTLIMQLLRDNLTLWTSDMQEQMDEA from the exons ATGGCGACATCGTTAAGCAGAGATCAATACGTGTACATGGCGAAGCTTGCTGAGCAAGCCGAGCGTTACGAAGAGATGGTTCAGTTCATGGAACAGCTCGTAAGTGGGGCGACACCAGCCGGTGAACTCACCGTTGAAGAGAGGAACCTTCTCTCCGTCGCGTATAAGAACGTGATTGGATCTCTCCGTGCCGCGTGGAGAATCGTGTCTTCGATCGAGCAGAAGGAAGAGAGCAGGAAGAACGAAGAACACGTGTCGCTAGTCAAGGATTACAGATCTAAGGTTGAGACTGAGCTTTCTTCGATCTGTTCAGGAATCCTCAGGTTGCTTGATTCGCATCTCGTTCCTTCTGCTACTACTAGTGAGTCTAAGGTCTTTTACCTCAAGATGAAAGGAGATTACCATCGTTATCTCGCCGAGTTCAAATCTGGTGATGAGAGGAAGACTGCTGCTGAAGATACCATGATCGCTTACAAAGCTGCTCAg gaTGTTGCAATAGCTGATCTAGCACCTACACATCCGATCAGGCTGGGACTGGCTCTCAATTTCTCAGTGTTTTACTACGAGATTCTCAACTCTTCGGAGAAAGCTTGTAGCATGGCCAAACAG GCTTTTGAAGAAGCCATTGCTGAGCTGGACACATTGGGAGAGGAGTCATACAAAGACAGTACTCTCATCATGCAGTTGCTTAGGGACAATCTAACCCTTTGGACCTCCGATATGCAG GAGCAGATGGATGAGGCCTGA